Proteins found in one Xyrauchen texanus isolate HMW12.3.18 chromosome 30, RBS_HiC_50CHRs, whole genome shotgun sequence genomic segment:
- the LOC127624154 gene encoding zinc transporter 1-like has translation MACTPNRVRLLCMLSLTFGFFIVEVVVSRVTSSLAMLSDSFHMLSDVIALVVALVAVRFAEQTQSTNKNTFGWIRAEVMGALVNAVFLTALCFTIILEAIERFTEPHEIEKPWVVIGVGAAGLVVNLLGLCLFHGHAGGGGHGHSHGGHGHSHGGHKKHKTTLEDSRSAGDETNNLVGNHNSSPNGVNPDRRRAEVCLSNSLDLQINGNAPYEELEKGHDSSSQLNMRGVFLHVLGDALGSVIVVVNALIFTFVWKPCAPGTVCENPCADNHCADHSFGSSLQDAVENISSAGTNHTMFKVGPCWVLYLDPTLCVIMVCILLYTTYPLLKESALILLQTVPKQIDMHQLNTRLQDLEGVLAVHELHIWQLAGSRIIATAHIKCHDPTSYMDVAKRIKDFFHDEGIHATTIQPEFVTMNSESRASLCELSCRTQCAPKLCCGAADTVKQPDGAPDQKKPSEAKIPIVPGEASALEVINESVETTSGPVIITKEVESSL, from the exons ATGGCCTGCACGCCGAACCGGGTCCGCCTGCTATGCATGCTGTCGCTCACCTTCGGGTTCTTTATCGTGGAGGTTGTGGTGAGCCGGGTCACGTCGTCGCTAGCGATGCTGTCGGACTCATTTCATATGTTATCGGACGTGATCGCGCTGGTCGTGGCTCTGGTGGCGGTACGCTTCGCCGAGCAGACCCAATCTACCAACAAGAACACGTTCGGCTGGATCCGGGCCGAGGTGATGGGCGCGCTGGTCAACGCCGTGTTCCTCACCGCGCTCTGTTTCACCATCATTCTGGAGGCCATCGAGCGCTTCACGGAGCCGCATGAGATCGAGAAGCCCTGGGTGGTGATCGGGGTGGGCGCCGCCGGGCTGGTGGTCAACCTGCTTGGGCTCTGTCTCTTCCACGGGCACGCTGGAGGCGGTGGACACGGCCATTCACACGGAGGACATGGCCATAGCCACGGGGGACACAAAAAACACAAGACGACGCTGGAGGATAGCCGGTCCGCGGGGGACGAGACCAACAACCTGGTCGGGAATCACAATAGCAGCCCGAACGGCGTTAATCCGGACCGGAGGAGAGCTG AGGTGTGTCTTAGCAACAGCCTTGATTTGCAGATTAACGGGAACGCTCCGTACGAAGAACTTGAAAAAGGACACGACTCGTCCTCCCAGCTCAACATGCGGGGTGTTTTCCTTCACGTCCTGGGTGATGCTCTCGGCTCTGTAATCGTGGTGGTCAACGCCCTCATTTTCACCTTCGTATGGAAGCCATGTGCCCCCGGCACGGTCTGCGAGAACCCTTGTGCTGATAACCATTGCGCAGACCACTCGTTCGGCTCCTCCCTTCAGGATGCCGTTGAGAATATCAGCAGTGCAGGAACCAACCACACGATGTTCAAAGTAGGGCCTTGCTGGGTGCTTTATCTTGACCCCACACTTTGTGTCATCATGGTCTGTATCCTCCTCTACACCACTTACCCACTGCTGAAAGAGTCTGCGCTGATCCTGCTGCAAACCGTGCCCAAGCAGATCGACATGCATCAGCTCAACACCCGGCTGCAGGACCTGGAGGGTGTGTTGGCGGTGCATGAGCTGCATATCTGGCAGCTGGCGGGCAGTCGAATTATTGCCACAGCGCACATCAAATGCCACGACCCCACCTCCTATATGGACGTTGCTAAGCGCATCAAGGACTTTTTCCATGACGAGGGCATCCACGCCACGACCATTCAACCGGAATTTGTCACAATGAACTCTGAGTCTCGAGCGTCACTTTGCGAGCTGTCCTGCCGAACACAGTGCGCACCAAAGCTCTGCTGTGGCGCAGCTGATACCGTAAAGCAACCTGATGGTGCTCCGGACCAAAAGAAACCAAGTGAGGCCAAAATCCCGATAGTCCCAGGAGAAGCTTCTGCTCTAGAGGTCATCAATGAGTCTGTGGAGACCACAAGTGGGCCTGTGATCATCACCAAGGAAGTGGAGTCATCGCTGTGA
- the rd3 gene encoding protein RD3, protein MSWFSWSEPYCRSPRREPSEVVTDTLMLELSWQMREAERLHHERDNEYRRLKSGVDYSWLMSTPRSTYNISQGERLGLEDLCSKVPPSYCGSVIQRFRQVLMENEPEVQEVSGLFRSALLETLEHVQEEQDAQRLTHQWNNKRSISLSLLTFKSRVRINPFGSTLGLKSKSCGSEEDSVDVKTVCGDVEKGLGQTTEKAQRVWSMPDFRQKGINGKA, encoded by the exons ATGTCGTGGTTCAGCTGGAGTGAGCCATATTGTCGGAGCCCTCGACGAGAGCCATCTGAAGTGGTGACGGACACCCTGATGTTGGAGCTGAGCTGGCAGATGAGAGAGGCTGAGAGGCTGCACCACGAGCGGGACAATGAATACCGGAGACTGAAGAGTGGCGTGGACTATAGCTGGCTCATGAGCACCCCGCGCAGCACATATAACATCAGCCAAGGAGAAAGACTGGGCCTTGAAGACCTTTGTAGCAAAGTGCCACCATCATACTGTGGATCTGTAATACAGAG GTTTCGGCAGGTGCTAATGGAGAATGAACCTGAGGTGCAGGAGGTTTCTGGACTCTTCCGCTCTGCTCTTTTGGAAACACTGGAGCATGTTCAGGAAGAGCAGGATGCTCAGCGTCTCACCCACCAGTGGAACAACAAACGCTCCATCAGCCTGTCACTTCTGACCTTCAAGTCTCGTGTGCGGATCAACCCATTCGGCAGCACCTTGGGACTGAAATCCAAAAGTTGTGGCTCGGAGGAAGACAGCGTAGATGTTAAGACTGTGTGTGGGGATGTTGAGAAGGGCCTTGGTCAGACAACAGAGAAAGCACAGCGGGTCTGGAGCATGCCAGATTTCCGACAAAAGGGAATAAATGGTAAAGCTTGA